A stretch of Natronococcus sp. CG52 DNA encodes these proteins:
- a CDS encoding sensor histidine kinase encodes MSDDPESIAPLVADSATAVFDRISDAVFALDEEWRFTFLNEQAEHILRQSEAELLGKPIWEAFPGAVGSTFQREYERAMETQEAVTFEEFYQPLDTWFEVRAYPSENGLSVYFRDISARAERERELRKRKRALRQAYEIVADPDRTFSEQVDALLTTVRDVIGTDYATLSRVREDADEYIFETIDIPDGVELQEGDVVSLSLLPNCATVVRTGQTLVLEDVAAEAPELVDPEFGIACYLGAPITANGEVYGTFCFYGTEARSEAFSEWDVTFVELLSNWVSYELERKQREHDLEASNERLEQFAYTVSHDLQEPLRMVSSYLSLIEQRYEDEFDEEGREFLEFALDGADRMREMIDALLTYSRVETQGQEFEPVDLDDVLEDVLDDLHLQLEENDASVSTESLPRVQGDDDQLRQVFQNLVENAITYCGDEPPRIHVTVERDDGTCVVSVRDEGIGIDPAETDRIFEIFERLHSVEEHDGTGIGLALCRRIVDRHDGEIWVESQPGRGSTFSFTLPSADAADD; translated from the coding sequence ATGAGTGACGACCCGGAGTCAATTGCTCCACTTGTCGCTGACTCCGCAACGGCGGTCTTCGATCGAATCAGCGATGCGGTTTTCGCGCTCGACGAGGAGTGGCGGTTTACCTTTCTCAACGAACAGGCGGAGCACATCCTCCGGCAAAGCGAGGCGGAACTGCTCGGAAAGCCCATCTGGGAGGCGTTTCCCGGCGCGGTCGGATCGACGTTTCAGCGGGAGTACGAACGGGCCATGGAGACCCAGGAGGCGGTCACGTTCGAGGAGTTCTACCAGCCGCTCGACACCTGGTTCGAGGTCCGGGCGTACCCCTCGGAGAACGGACTCTCCGTCTACTTTCGCGACATCAGCGCGCGTGCCGAGCGAGAGCGGGAGCTTCGGAAACGCAAGCGAGCGCTCCGCCAGGCCTACGAGATCGTTGCGGACCCGGATCGGACGTTCTCCGAGCAGGTCGACGCGCTCTTGACGACCGTCCGCGACGTGATCGGAACCGACTACGCGACGCTCTCGCGCGTTCGCGAGGACGCCGACGAGTACATCTTCGAAACGATCGACATCCCGGACGGCGTCGAACTCCAGGAGGGCGACGTGGTATCGCTCTCGCTCCTGCCGAACTGCGCGACGGTCGTTCGGACCGGGCAAACGCTCGTCCTCGAGGACGTCGCGGCGGAGGCACCGGAGCTGGTGGATCCCGAGTTCGGCATCGCCTGCTATCTCGGGGCGCCGATAACCGCCAACGGAGAGGTGTACGGGACCTTCTGCTTCTACGGTACGGAGGCGCGATCCGAAGCGTTCTCCGAGTGGGACGTGACGTTCGTCGAACTGTTGAGCAACTGGGTGAGCTACGAACTCGAGCGCAAGCAGCGCGAGCACGACCTCGAGGCGTCGAACGAACGCTTGGAGCAGTTCGCCTACACCGTTTCCCACGACCTGCAGGAGCCGCTGCGAATGGTCTCGAGCTACCTCTCGCTCATCGAACAGCGCTACGAGGACGAGTTCGACGAGGAGGGACGGGAGTTCCTCGAGTTCGCCCTCGACGGTGCGGATCGGATGCGCGAAATGATCGACGCGCTGCTCACGTACTCGCGGGTCGAAACGCAGGGCCAGGAGTTCGAACCCGTCGACCTGGACGACGTCCTCGAGGACGTACTCGACGACCTCCACCTGCAACTCGAGGAAAACGACGCTTCGGTCTCGACGGAGTCGTTACCCCGTGTCCAAGGAGACGACGACCAACTGCGGCAGGTGTTCCAGAACCTGGTCGAGAACGCGATCACCTACTGCGGCGACGAACCGCCGCGGATCCACGTCACCGTCGAACGAGACGACGGCACCTGCGTGGTCTCCGTCCGCGACGAGGGGATCGGCATCGATCCGGCGGAGACCGACCGGATCTTCGAGATCTTCGAGCGTCTCCACTCGGTGGAGGAACACGACGGCACCGGCATCGGCCTCGCGCTCTGTCGGCGGATCGTCGATCGTCACGACGGTGAAATCTGGGTCGAGTCCCAACCCGGCAGGGGTTCGACGTTCTCGTTCACGCTGCCGTCAGCGGACGCGGCCGACGACTGA
- a CDS encoding shikimate dehydrogenase has product MKVFGLLGNPVGHSLSPPMHEAAYDELGLEARYVTLEPEPAEIADAIHGADALGVRGLNVTIPFKRDALEIVDADELATRIGAVNTIDFSGSGPPTGHNTDAGGALRALRDHGVDLEGARAVVVGAGGAGRAISFGLADAGATVTIANRTESTAHELADEVPGASGQGLEDLTDLLADADVLVNATSVGMEEDATPVPSEALHGDLAVMDAVYRPLETRLLREAAAVGATTVDGAWMLLYQGVEAFELWTGREAPVATMNEALRSRL; this is encoded by the coding sequence ATGAAGGTCTTCGGACTGCTCGGCAACCCCGTCGGTCACTCGCTTTCACCGCCGATGCACGAGGCGGCCTACGACGAACTCGGGCTCGAGGCGCGCTACGTCACCCTCGAACCGGAGCCGGCGGAGATCGCGGACGCGATCCACGGCGCCGACGCGCTCGGGGTTCGCGGGCTGAACGTGACGATCCCGTTCAAGCGGGACGCCCTCGAGATCGTCGACGCGGACGAGCTGGCCACCCGGATCGGCGCGGTAAACACGATCGATTTCAGCGGGTCCGGACCGCCGACCGGCCACAACACCGACGCCGGCGGCGCGCTGCGGGCGCTCCGCGATCACGGCGTCGACCTCGAGGGCGCACGCGCGGTGGTCGTCGGTGCCGGCGGCGCCGGCCGGGCGATCTCGTTCGGACTCGCCGACGCGGGAGCGACGGTAACGATCGCGAACCGGACCGAGTCGACGGCGCACGAACTCGCCGACGAGGTGCCCGGCGCGTCCGGACAGGGGCTCGAGGACCTTACCGACCTGCTCGCCGACGCCGACGTGCTGGTCAACGCGACGAGCGTCGGGATGGAGGAGGACGCTACGCCGGTCCCGTCGGAGGCGCTCCACGGCGACCTCGCCGTGATGGACGCCGTCTACCGTCCGCTCGAGACGCGACTGCTGCGCGAGGCCGCCGCCGTCGGGGCGACGACCGTCGACGGCGCCTGGATGTTGCTCTATCAGGGCGTCGAGGCGTTCGAACTGTGGACGGGTCGCGAGGCACCGGTCGCGACGATGAACGAGGCGCTCCGGTCGCGACTCTGA
- a CDS encoding helix-hairpin-helix domain-containing protein, producing MAILQKLKSLLGFDDSGSERGDTREVGVTVERERSGETDTETVTDDESTSTSTDSAAAGTDAAASTDSMTEPSDAPHKPAEPAESTGPDQTDAMPEGEKAPDEAGLEDSVEETADEPETEAETETEEDAGADDDLDEEERSEPVDVIKGIGPAYADRMADAGVETVADLADADAAELESETDISEKRIQGWIDRAKVR from the coding sequence ATGGCAATCCTCCAAAAGCTGAAGTCGCTGTTGGGGTTCGACGATTCGGGCTCGGAGCGAGGGGACACTCGGGAGGTCGGGGTAACGGTCGAACGCGAACGGTCCGGGGAGACCGACACCGAGACAGTCACCGACGATGAATCGACGTCGACCAGCACCGACAGTGCGGCGGCCGGCACCGACGCTGCGGCGTCGACTGACTCGATGACTGAACCGTCGGACGCTCCCCACAAGCCGGCTGAACCGGCGGAATCGACGGGGCCGGATCAGACCGACGCGATGCCGGAGGGGGAGAAGGCTCCGGACGAAGCGGGCCTCGAGGACTCCGTAGAAGAGACCGCAGACGAGCCGGAGACCGAAGCCGAAACGGAGACGGAAGAAGATGCGGGCGCGGACGACGATCTCGACGAGGAGGAGCGCAGCGAACCCGTCGACGTGATCAAGGGGATCGGTCCCGCCTACGCCGACCGGATGGCCGATGCGGGCGTCGAGACCGTCGCCGACCTCGCCGACGCCGACGCCGCCGAACTCGAGTCCGAGACCGACATCTCGGAGAAGCGCATCCAGGGCTGGATCGACCGGGCGAAGGTCCGATAA
- a CDS encoding anthranilate synthase component I family protein, which produces MSDPRVVTSFDSFRAAARGPLECVDEAETTRTIRVPVEVQVSTVDPFLAYRRVRDGPGSVYLETTGGQPGWGYFGTDPVDRLTVGPDATAWNRNADSPTLAALEGLLERDRLVRGDCDVPYPCGAVGWLSYDVARELETLPESAVDDRGLPRLELGIYDCLAAWEAPAETADATDGEVTLRITACPRLPGEAAAADLEAAYERGRDRALELARACLEGDPGIGEAPVDADEANFESDCGRDAFADRVRRVKEYVRDGDTFQANVSQRLVAPAAVHPVAAYDALRRVNPAPYSGLLEFRSADLVSASPELLLERGEPRSPEFSSGGRGGSTASNETASPSRDPRERDGEFVRTEPIAGTRPRGATPEEDDAFEDDLRTDEKERAEHAMLVDLERNDLGKVCEYGSVEVDEYRRIDRYSEVMHLVSNVTGRLRPTETLADAVAAVFPGGTITGAPKPRTMEIIDELEATRRGPYTGSIGIFGLDGRATLNIVIRTLVCHADEYHLRVGAGIVHDSEPNREYDETLDKARALLTAVDEALGERAGIALESDGGDQR; this is translated from the coding sequence ATGAGCGATCCGCGCGTCGTTACCTCGTTCGACTCGTTCCGAGCCGCCGCTCGCGGCCCCCTCGAGTGCGTCGACGAGGCCGAGACGACGCGCACGATCCGCGTTCCCGTCGAAGTGCAGGTTTCTACCGTCGATCCGTTTCTGGCGTACCGACGGGTGCGCGATGGACCCGGAAGCGTCTATCTCGAGACGACCGGCGGCCAGCCCGGCTGGGGCTACTTCGGCACCGACCCGGTCGACCGCCTCACGGTCGGCCCGGACGCGACGGCATGGAACCGAAACGCCGACTCGCCGACGCTGGCCGCGCTCGAGGGGCTGCTGGAGCGCGATCGACTCGTCCGCGGCGACTGCGACGTCCCCTACCCCTGCGGGGCGGTCGGCTGGCTCTCCTACGACGTCGCGCGCGAACTCGAGACGCTGCCGGAATCGGCCGTCGACGACCGCGGACTGCCGCGGCTGGAACTGGGGATCTACGATTGCCTGGCCGCCTGGGAGGCGCCGGCGGAAACGGCGGATGCGACGGACGGGGAGGTCACACTACGGATCACCGCCTGTCCGCGGCTCCCCGGGGAGGCCGCGGCGGCGGACCTCGAGGCCGCCTACGAGCGCGGCCGGGATCGAGCGCTCGAACTCGCCCGCGCGTGTCTCGAGGGCGATCCGGGGATCGGCGAGGCGCCGGTCGACGCCGACGAGGCGAACTTTGAGAGCGACTGCGGCCGCGACGCGTTCGCCGACCGCGTTCGTCGGGTCAAGGAGTACGTCCGCGACGGCGACACCTTCCAGGCGAACGTCTCCCAGCGGCTGGTCGCACCCGCCGCGGTCCATCCCGTCGCCGCCTACGACGCCCTGCGGCGGGTGAACCCGGCGCCCTACTCGGGACTGCTCGAGTTCCGATCCGCCGACCTGGTGAGCGCGAGTCCGGAGTTGCTGCTCGAGCGCGGGGAGCCACGGTCCCCGGAATTCTCGAGCGGCGGGCGAGGCGGTTCCACCGCCTCGAACGAGACGGCGTCGCCGTCTCGCGATCCGCGAGAGCGCGACGGAGAGTTCGTCCGGACGGAGCCGATCGCCGGAACCCGGCCGCGCGGCGCAACGCCCGAGGAGGACGACGCGTTCGAGGACGATCTGCGAACCGACGAGAAGGAGCGCGCCGAGCACGCGATGCTCGTCGACCTGGAGCGCAACGACCTCGGCAAAGTGTGCGAGTACGGCTCCGTCGAGGTCGACGAGTACCGACGGATCGACCGCTACTCCGAGGTGATGCACCTCGTCTCGAACGTGACCGGTCGGCTCCGACCGACCGAGACGCTCGCGGACGCCGTCGCGGCCGTTTTCCCGGGCGGGACGATCACCGGCGCGCCCAAGCCGCGGACGATGGAAATTATCGACGAACTCGAGGCGACCCGACGCGGCCCCTACACCGGTAGTATCGGGATCTTCGGCCTCGACGGCCGCGCGACGCTGAATATCGTCATCCGGACGCTCGTCTGTCACGCCGACGAGTACCACCTCCGGGTCGGCGCGGGAATCGTCCACGACTCGGAGCCGAACCGGGAGTACGACGAGACCCTCGACAAGGCGCGGGCGCTGCTCACTGCCGTCGACGAGGCGCTCGGCGAGCGGGCCGGAATAGCGCTCGAGAGCGATGGAGGAGATCAGCGATGA
- a CDS encoding anthranilate synthase component II: MVDNYDSFAYNLVQYVGEVADEVVVRRNDEIDLEGVRDLDPTGIVVSPGPGTPREAGVSIPLFAESEYPTLGVCLGHQALCAAEGAPVVHAPHVVHGKPSTVSHDGEGLFSDLPETFRVGRYHSLAVEREDLPETLAETARTTDERGVLMAVRHREKPHLGVQFHPESILTRSHEDAAAGDGISLRVGKRMIANFCRFAADHEGTEPNRG; encoded by the coding sequence GTGGTCGACAATTACGACTCTTTCGCGTACAATCTCGTCCAGTACGTCGGCGAGGTCGCCGACGAGGTCGTCGTCCGACGAAACGACGAGATCGACCTCGAGGGCGTTCGCGACCTCGACCCGACGGGGATCGTCGTCTCACCGGGGCCGGGGACGCCCCGGGAGGCCGGCGTTTCGATCCCGCTGTTCGCCGAATCCGAGTATCCGACCCTGGGCGTCTGTCTCGGTCATCAGGCGCTGTGTGCGGCCGAGGGCGCCCCGGTCGTCCACGCACCGCACGTCGTCCACGGGAAGCCGTCGACGGTCTCCCACGACGGCGAGGGGCTCTTTTCGGATCTTCCCGAGACGTTTCGGGTCGGCCGGTACCACTCGCTGGCGGTCGAGCGCGAGGACCTCCCGGAGACGCTCGCGGAGACGGCCCGGACGACCGACGAGCGCGGCGTCCTGATGGCGGTCCGCCACCGCGAGAAGCCCCACCTCGGCGTGCAGTTCCACCCCGAGAGCATCCTCACGCGGAGTCACGAGGACGCCGCCGCGGGGGACGGCATCTCGCTTCGAGTCGGCAAGCGGATGATCGCCAACTTCTGTCGGTTCGCCGCCGACCACGAGGGGACCGAGCCGAATCGGGGGTGA
- a CDS encoding aminotransferase class IV: MSDELLYHVDGELVPASEATVSVDDRGFRYGDAAFETLRAYGGTLFEWSAHVERLERTCDALRLEHGLSADDLHERVRETLAANDLADAYARLSVTRGVQPGKLTPQPEVDPTVVVYVKPLPRGGLEGAPVWDGPATVQSVETRRVPDAAIPASAKTHNYLNGILARAELEGDADEALLRDLEGNVAEGATSNLFFVRGGTLCTPSTDGDVLPGITREIVLELADEAGVPTEEGRYGLEDVLEADEAFLTNRTWELRPVAELDRAEIGGGEVTERLSRSYDERVKEVCY; the protein is encoded by the coding sequence ATGAGCGACGAGTTGCTGTACCACGTCGACGGCGAACTCGTTCCCGCGAGCGAGGCGACCGTCAGCGTCGACGACCGGGGCTTTCGCTACGGCGACGCCGCCTTCGAAACGCTGCGGGCCTACGGCGGGACGCTCTTCGAGTGGAGCGCCCACGTCGAGCGCCTCGAGCGAACCTGCGACGCGCTGCGCCTCGAGCACGGCCTCTCCGCCGACGACCTCCACGAGCGGGTTCGGGAGACGCTCGCGGCCAACGACCTCGCGGACGCCTACGCGCGACTGTCGGTCACCCGCGGCGTCCAGCCGGGAAAGCTGACGCCCCAACCGGAGGTCGATCCGACAGTCGTCGTCTACGTCAAACCGCTCCCTCGCGGCGGACTCGAGGGCGCCCCCGTCTGGGACGGGCCGGCAACGGTCCAATCCGTCGAGACCAGGCGGGTCCCCGACGCGGCGATTCCGGCGAGCGCGAAGACCCACAACTACCTGAACGGGATCCTCGCGCGGGCGGAACTCGAGGGCGACGCGGACGAGGCGCTGCTTCGCGATCTCGAAGGGAACGTCGCGGAGGGCGCGACGAGCAACCTGTTCTTCGTCCGGGGCGGCACGCTTTGCACCCCTTCGACCGACGGCGACGTGCTGCCGGGGATCACCCGCGAGATCGTGCTCGAACTGGCCGACGAGGCCGGTGTGCCGACCGAGGAGGGACGTTACGGACTCGAGGACGTACTCGAGGCTGACGAGGCGTTTCTCACCAACCGGACCTGGGAGCTCCGTCCGGTGGCCGAATTGGACAGGGCCGAGATCGGCGGGGGCGAGGTGACGGAACGACTCTCGAGGAGCTACGACGAGCGCGTTAAGGAGGTCTGTTACTAG
- a CDS encoding MATE family efflux transporter, with translation MFSRGRRRLLEVWRRVFHLSWPVMAEQFLRTLMRTTDVAVTGLFSPAAVAAVGLADLYARLPLRIGLGLGSGAIANRDEAITQAVILGALAGIPFVLFGFLLGQWAIRILGAEAEVARMGGLYLAIIFATSPARHVAIVAARSIQGAGDTRTPMYVNGVSNALNIVGTVVLGLGLGPVPELHIVGVGIATAFGNVFSALALVAAINSSWTPAGFARPSRVTITKQLLAISAPRIVEGGITFLLEFPFNAILLYFGTEVNAAYQIGRRVYQQLTSPLSRGYRTGTSIVVGQSLGDGDPARARYDGWAAAALGLVTVGSLGVVLFVRAEWLVSLFTDDPETLSYAAGFARAYAAAAPVTVLYVVLAGALTSGSDTMTPLIARVTGMFFGMLGISYVAGVRLGYGVPAIYASIVVYYVWATIYVAVGFHRGRWIERTQSMMDERGSTTGED, from the coding sequence GTGTTCTCGAGGGGACGCCGGCGACTGCTCGAGGTCTGGCGGCGGGTGTTCCACCTGTCCTGGCCCGTGATGGCCGAGCAGTTCCTCCGGACGCTGATGCGGACGACTGACGTCGCCGTTACGGGGCTGTTCTCGCCGGCGGCGGTCGCCGCGGTCGGGCTGGCGGACCTGTACGCCCGGCTCCCCCTCCGGATCGGGCTGGGACTCGGCAGCGGCGCGATCGCGAATCGGGACGAGGCGATCACGCAGGCGGTGATTCTCGGCGCGCTCGCGGGGATCCCGTTCGTGCTCTTCGGCTTCCTCCTCGGCCAGTGGGCGATCCGGATCCTGGGCGCCGAGGCCGAAGTCGCCCGTATGGGCGGGCTCTACCTGGCGATCATCTTCGCGACGAGCCCGGCCCGCCACGTCGCGATCGTCGCCGCGCGGTCGATTCAGGGGGCCGGCGACACGCGAACGCCGATGTACGTCAACGGGGTCTCGAACGCGCTCAACATCGTCGGCACGGTCGTCCTCGGACTGGGACTCGGGCCGGTGCCGGAACTCCACATCGTCGGCGTCGGCATCGCGACCGCCTTCGGCAACGTCTTCTCCGCGCTGGCGCTCGTCGCGGCCATCAACTCGTCGTGGACGCCCGCCGGCTTCGCTCGTCCCTCGCGGGTGACGATCACGAAGCAGTTGCTCGCGATCAGCGCCCCGCGGATCGTCGAGGGAGGGATCACGTTCCTCCTCGAGTTCCCGTTCAACGCAATTCTGCTGTACTTCGGAACCGAGGTCAACGCCGCCTACCAGATCGGGCGACGGGTCTACCAGCAGCTGACGTCGCCGCTCTCGCGAGGCTACCGCACCGGCACGAGCATCGTCGTCGGACAGAGCCTCGGAGACGGCGACCCCGCTCGAGCGCGGTACGACGGCTGGGCCGCGGCCGCGCTCGGTCTGGTGACCGTCGGCTCGCTGGGCGTCGTCCTCTTCGTGCGAGCCGAGTGGCTGGTCTCCCTGTTCACCGACGATCCGGAGACGCTGTCGTACGCGGCCGGCTTCGCCAGGGCCTACGCCGCGGCGGCGCCGGTTACCGTCCTCTACGTCGTTCTCGCGGGCGCGCTGACCAGCGGCAGTGATACTATGACTCCCCTTATCGCCCGCGTGACGGGGATGTTCTTCGGGATGCTCGGAATCTCGTACGTCGCCGGCGTTCGCCTCGGTTACGGCGTCCCGGCGATCTACGCCTCGATCGTCGTCTACTACGTCTGGGCGACGATCTACGTCGCGGTCGGCTTCCACCGCGGCCGCTGGATCGAGCGCACCCAGTCGATGATGGACGAACGGGGGAGCACGACCGGCGAAGACTGA
- a CDS encoding saccharopine dehydrogenase family protein — protein sequence MDSLLVYGSYGYTGRLIASEAVSRGGAPTVAGRDGRRVAEQADALGLEGRTIDLEADDLETELGSFDAVLNCAGPFVETAEPLVDACLEAETDYLDVTGEFPVFERLRRKDEAARAAEITVLPGVGFDVVPTDCLAATLHERLPEADQLRLGIKGDLAFSRGTARTFVELADHGSVVRRNDRLLSVPATYRTREIDFGDGPEHAVTIPMGDVVTAAHTTGIDSIEVYGAVPEWAEPLLSAADSFRWLLESEPVERVANGAIDAVVDGPDERELATGTAVVWGEVRDGESGWRARARLRTPDPYALTAESAVSAAERVLADKRVEPGFQTPARAFGADFALELSGTDRELLETPAKGKPAPLEPGR from the coding sequence ATGGACTCCCTTCTCGTTTACGGCTCGTACGGCTACACCGGGCGGCTGATCGCGAGCGAAGCGGTCTCGCGGGGCGGCGCGCCGACGGTCGCCGGACGTGACGGCCGCCGCGTCGCCGAACAGGCCGACGCGCTCGGTCTCGAAGGGCGGACGATCGATCTCGAGGCGGACGACCTCGAGACCGAACTCGGGAGTTTCGACGCCGTGTTGAACTGTGCGGGTCCGTTCGTCGAAACGGCCGAACCACTCGTCGACGCGTGTCTCGAGGCGGAAACGGACTATCTCGACGTCACCGGCGAGTTCCCGGTGTTCGAGCGGCTTCGCCGGAAGGACGAGGCGGCTCGAGCGGCGGAGATCACGGTACTCCCCGGCGTCGGTTTCGACGTCGTGCCGACGGACTGTCTGGCGGCAACCCTCCACGAGCGACTCCCCGAAGCCGATCAGTTGCGACTCGGAATCAAGGGCGACCTCGCGTTCTCGCGCGGGACCGCGCGGACGTTCGTCGAACTCGCGGACCACGGCAGCGTCGTTCGCCGGAACGATCGCCTGCTGAGCGTGCCGGCGACGTACCGGACCCGCGAGATCGACTTCGGTGACGGCCCCGAACACGCCGTCACGATTCCGATGGGGGACGTCGTCACCGCGGCTCACACGACGGGCATCGACTCGATCGAGGTGTACGGCGCCGTCCCCGAGTGGGCCGAACCGCTGCTGTCGGCGGCCGACTCGTTCCGGTGGCTCCTCGAGAGCGAACCGGTCGAACGCGTCGCAAACGGCGCGATCGATGCCGTCGTCGACGGGCCGGACGAGCGCGAACTGGCGACCGGGACCGCCGTCGTCTGGGGCGAGGTCCGCGACGGCGAGAGCGGATGGCGAGCGCGCGCTCGACTCCGAACGCCCGATCCCTACGCGCTGACCGCCGAGTCCGCGGTGAGCGCCGCCGAACGAGTGCTCGCGGACAAGCGGGTCGAGCCGGGGTTCCAGACGCCCGCCCGCGCGTTCGGCGCCGACTTCGCGCTGGAGCTCTCGGGAACGGATCGGGAACTGCTCGAGACGCCCGCCAAAGGCAAGCCGGCGCCGCTCGAACCCGGCAGGTGA
- a CDS encoding Rieske (2Fe-2S) protein, which translates to MAATQRIVSLEEMPAESTFLFRVADELGDEREAILVTNGEASADDVSCWLNYCQHFTHIKLDKGDGAPMREGEVICANHGAYFDADSGECTFGPCEGAYLSDLEVTVDDGDVYLVDDEYEFVGTGPVETDDADLTSTSNVEF; encoded by the coding sequence ATGGCGGCCACACAGCGGATCGTCTCGCTCGAGGAGATGCCTGCGGAATCGACGTTTCTCTTTCGCGTCGCCGACGAGTTAGGTGACGAACGGGAGGCAATTCTCGTCACGAACGGGGAAGCGTCGGCGGACGACGTCTCCTGCTGGCTGAACTACTGTCAGCACTTCACCCACATCAAACTCGACAAGGGCGACGGCGCACCGATGCGCGAGGGCGAGGTGATCTGTGCGAACCACGGGGCGTACTTCGACGCCGACTCCGGCGAGTGCACGTTCGGTCCCTGCGAGGGCGCGTACCTGTCCGATCTCGAGGTAACCGTCGACGACGGGGACGTCTACCTCGTCGACGACGAGTACGAGTTCGTCGGGACGGGGCCGGTCGAAACCGACGACGCGGACCTGACCTCGACCTCGAACGTCGAGTTCTGA
- the tuf gene encoding translation elongation factor EF-1 subunit alpha, producing MSQDKPHQNLAIIGHVDHGKSTLVGRLLYETGSVPEHVIEQHREEAEEKGKGGFEFAYVMDNLAEERERGVTIDIAHQKFDTDTYNFTIVDTPGHRDFVKNMITGASQADHAVLVVAADDGVAPQTQEHVFLARTLGIGELIVAVNKMDLVDYDEDEYRSVVTEVRELLNQVRFDTDDAEFIPVSAFKGDNVAEESENTAWYDGNILLAALNGLPEPQPPTDAPLRLPIQDVYTISGIGTVPVGRIETGILNVGDSVSFQPSDVGGEVKTIEMHHEEVPEARPGDNVGFNVRGIGKDDIRRGDVCGPAADPPTVAETFQAQIVVMQHPSVITAGYTPVFHAHTAQVACTIESIDQKIDPASGEVAEESPDFIQSGDAAVVTIRPQKPLSIEPSGEIPELGSFAIRDMGQTIAAGKVLEVNERT from the coding sequence ATGAGTCAAGACAAACCACACCAGAACCTGGCCATCATCGGCCACGTCGACCACGGGAAGAGCACGCTCGTGGGACGCCTCCTCTACGAGACGGGGAGCGTGCCGGAGCACGTCATCGAACAGCACCGCGAGGAAGCCGAAGAGAAGGGCAAAGGCGGCTTCGAGTTCGCCTACGTCATGGACAACCTCGCCGAGGAGCGCGAACGCGGTGTCACCATCGACATCGCCCACCAGAAGTTCGACACGGACACGTACAATTTCACGATCGTCGATACACCCGGTCACCGCGACTTCGTCAAGAACATGATCACTGGCGCGAGCCAAGCCGATCACGCGGTCCTCGTCGTCGCCGCCGACGACGGCGTCGCGCCCCAGACCCAGGAACACGTCTTCCTGGCCCGCACGCTCGGTATCGGCGAACTCATCGTCGCGGTCAACAAGATGGATCTCGTCGATTACGACGAGGACGAGTACAGGAGCGTCGTTACCGAAGTCAGGGAACTCCTCAATCAGGTCCGCTTCGACACGGACGACGCCGAGTTCATTCCGGTCTCCGCGTTCAAGGGAGACAACGTCGCCGAAGAGTCGGAGAACACAGCCTGGTACGACGGGAACATCCTGTTGGCCGCCCTCAACGGTCTTCCCGAGCCTCAACCGCCGACGGACGCGCCGCTGCGTCTTCCCATTCAAGATGTTTACACGATCTCCGGCATCGGGACGGTCCCGGTCGGCCGCATCGAGACGGGGATACTCAACGTGGGCGACAGCGTTTCGTTCCAGCCCTCGGACGTCGGCGGCGAGGTCAAGACGATCGAGATGCACCACGAAGAGGTTCCCGAGGCCAGGCCCGGCGACAACGTCGGGTTCAACGTCCGCGGCATCGGGAAGGACGACATCCGCCGCGGTGACGTCTGTGGCCCCGCCGCCGACCCGCCGACGGTGGCCGAGACGTTCCAGGCCCAGATCGTCGTCATGCAACACCCCTCGGTTATCACGGCGGGCTACACGCCGGTGTTCCACGCCCACACCGCGCAGGTCGCGTGCACCATCGAGTCCATCGACCAGAAGATCGATCCCGCATCGGGTGAAGTCGCCGAAGAGAGCCCCGACTTCATCCAGTCGGGTGACGCTGCCGTGGTCACCATCCGACCGCAGAAGCCCCTCAGCATCGAACCGTCCGGCGAGATCCCCGAACTCGGAAGCTTCGCCATCCGCGACATGGGCCAGACCATCGCGGCTGGCAAGGTCCTCGAAGTCAACGAGCGAACTTGA
- a CDS encoding DUF7344 domain-containing protein has product MTNTSHSEFDGVEFVLAMLDWLEQREESSEAVDEAFELLADERRRLLLQVMRTYSEELTLPDAAEEVAVRENGCKVTELSAERVANVYISLYHDHMPRLVDAGLLDYDQERDLVIPVEVRDQSL; this is encoded by the coding sequence ATGACTAATACGTCTCATTCGGAGTTCGACGGCGTCGAGTTCGTCCTGGCGATGCTCGACTGGCTCGAGCAGCGCGAGGAGTCGTCAGAAGCGGTCGACGAGGCCTTCGAGTTGCTGGCCGACGAGCGCCGTCGACTGCTGCTTCAGGTGATGCGCACCTACAGCGAGGAGCTGACGCTGCCGGACGCCGCCGAGGAGGTCGCGGTCCGCGAGAACGGCTGCAAGGTGACGGAGCTCTCCGCCGAACGGGTCGCCAACGTCTACATCTCGCTGTACCACGACCACATGCCGCGACTGGTCGACGCCGGACTGCTCGACTACGACCAGGAACGGGATCTGGTCATCCCGGTCGAAGTTCGGGATCAGTCGCTCTGA